The Candidatus Latescibacterota bacterium nucleotide sequence TTGTGCAATCCGATGAGATAATGAACCTGAAATCCCCATCCCTGATGAGCAAGATAAACCGTCTGGACAAAATATCCAGAGATCTGCAGGAGATAGGCACATCGCTCAGAATGGTTCCACTCAAGGGTGTATTCCAGAAGATGACCAGGCTTGTAAGGGATCTTGCCCGCAAGTCTTCGAAAGATGTCGAGATGATAGTGACAGGAGCCGAGACGGAACTCGACAAATCCGTGGTGGACAGGATCGGAGATCCTCTCGTCCATATGATAAGAAATGCCGTTGATCACGGAATTGAATCCTCGACAGAGAGAAAAAAGGTCGGAAAGTCGGAAGCAGGAACTGTCAAGCTGAGTGCTTATCACAAAAGTGGAAATATATATATAGAGGTCGAAGATGACGGCAAGGGCCTCGATAGAGATGCTATTCTGGCAAAAGCGATCGAAAGAAATCTCGTCTCAGAAACCGACCAACCTTCGGACAGTGAGATTTTCAACATTATTTTCGAGCCGGGATTTTCAACGGCAAAGACGGTCTCAGACGTTTCCGGTCGTGGTGTGGGGATGGATGTCGTAAAGAAAAACATCATGGCGTTGAGAGGTAAATGCGACATACAGTCCGAGTCCGGAAAAGGCACTCTCTTTACGATCCGGTTGCCCCTGACTCTCGCAATAATAGATGGATTGGTCATTAAAGTAGGCAACCAGCGATATATCGTGCCTACGATGTCCGTGGTCTCATCGTTCAAACCTGTGCCGGAAGATATTTCCGTGGCGATGGGTCACGCCGAGATGGTCATACGCCACGACGGACTGTTGCCATTATTCAGACTGCATAGATTTTTTAATGTTCAAGGTGCCATGGAAGAACCGAGCGATGCGCTGGTCATGGTCGTTGATGATGGTGAGAAGAAGATCGGGATGCTGGTCGACGAACTGCTCGGGCAGCAACAGATCGTGATCAAGACGATGAGCGGAGAGATGAAGGGTGTTCCCGGCATTTCGGGAAGCGCCGTGATGCCGGATGGGAAAGTGGCATTGATCATAGACATCGGTGGTCTGATAAAGCTTGCGAAGCAGGAAGGTCGGAAGGAAAGCGGATAGGATGAGGTGTTCCGATTCCTGAATCATGGTGGACTGAGAATCGGGAAAGTGAAATGTGAACTTAAAAGGAGGATGGTTATGGGAGAACCCAGTGTGAGAGATCGGAAGGCCGTGTCAGAGCTGTTGGCAGCGGGCTTGAGGTCAGCCGAGTCCGGGAAATACTTGACGTTCAAGATTATGGGCGAAGAGTACGGCATAGAGATCCTGAGAGTAAGGGAGATAATAGGGCTGATGGATGTGACCTCTGTCCCACGGACACCACCATTCGTCAAGGGTGTCATCAATCTCAGGGGAAAGGTAATCCCTGTAATCGATCTACGCGTAAAATTCCTCATGGAGCCGGGGAAGACGACTGAAGAAAGCTGCATCATCGTCGTTGAAGTTGCTACAGATGAGCAGGAAGAGAATACACTCATGGGAATCCTGGTGGACAGTGTGTCGGATGTACTCGATGTCCTGGACAGCCAGATCGAACCACCCCCTGATTTCGGGGTGAATGTGGATATGGGTTATATCCTCGGAATGGGAAAAATAGAAAAGAAAGTCGTCATGCTTCTAAATATCGACAAGGTCCTGACCATCAACGAAGTCGAGACGATTCTTGATACGAAATCGAAAGTCGAAGCATCGGCCGATAAAGTGACAGAGAATGAAGAAGCGGAAAGTACGGAAGAAGCGGAAAGTACGGAAGAAGTGGAAAGTACGGAAGAAGCGGAAAGCGAAAAGGAAGCAGTCGAAGAGACTGTATGAGCTGACAGTGAAACAGACGATCAATTGATCAAGGAGGAAGAAAGATGACTCAGTCGAAGAATTCACCCAAAAAAGGGACATCAAAAAAGGCTTCGCTGGATATCCACAAGGTTATCGATGCGGTCGCAACGCCCATGTTCATCACTGGCCTGGATCTGAAAATATCCCACATCAGCAAGTCCGCACTTGGTGCTATGGGGTATACCAAAGAAGAAGTCGTTGGAAAGATGACCTGTGCCGATTTCTGCAAGACTCCGATCTGCGGGACGCGGGACTGCACGCTTAAGAATTGCTTCGAGACTGGCGAAGACATTGTCGGTTTTACGATTGCGGAGAACAGAGCGGGCAATAAATTCCCCGTAGCTGCCTATTGTTCGGCTATTTTCGATGATGATGGAAACCCGATCGGCGGCATGGAGATCATAGCCGACCAGACGGAGGTCGAAGATCTCAAGTTTAAGACAGAAAACATTCTGAGGTCGATCGGCGCCGTCATGTTCGTCACAGACGAGAACCTTCTGATCACCTCGATCAACGATGCGGCTCTCAATGCACTGGGGTATATACGCGAAGAGGTAGTGGGGAAGATGACCTGTGCCGATCTCTGCAAAACGCCTCTCTGTAATACGTCAAACTGTACGATCAAGACCTGTATGCGTACAAAGGAACTGGTAGTGGGAGAAACTGTCGCGGAGGCGAAAGACGGAACGAAGATCCCGGTCCAGGCTGTATGCTCGGCCCTTTTCGACAAGGAAGGCAAGCCCTACGGCGGCATGGAAGTAATAGTGGATCAGACAGCCCAGAAAGAGACTATCAAGATCGTCAAGGATCTCATCACTTCAGCATCCCAGGGGCGGCTTGAGGAACGTGCTGATATAGGCGACTCAGAGGGAGACTACAAGATCCTGCGGGAAGGGATGAACACTCTTCTGGACGCCGTTGTAGAGCCGATAAAAGAAGTGATCGATGTGTTCGAGGCAGTCGCAAACAGAAATATGCAGATGAGGGTGACAGGAGAGTATGAAGGCCAGTTCAAGGAGTTGAAGGACAATATTAACCGGGCGATCGCCAACCTGGACTCAGCTCTTTCCCAGGTCAAGGAAAGTGTCGGCCAGGTCGCTTCCGCTGGAGAGCAGATAGCTACCGGAAGCCAGTCCATGGCGCAGGGAGCTTCTGAGCAGGCAAGCAATCTCGAAGAGATATCCAGCAGTCTCGAAGAGATTTCCTCTATGACCAAGCAGAATGCCGAGAACGCGAGCGAAGCGAAGAACCTCGGGGATTCATCGAAAGAAGCTACGGGGAAGGGCGATGAAGCCATGACCCGGATGTCTGAAGCCATTATCAAGATCCAGGGATCTTCGAACGAGACCGCGAAGATCATCAAGACGATCGATGAGATAGCTTTCCAGACCAACCTTCTCGCTCTGAATGCCGCGGTCGAGGCGGCAAGGGCCGGTGAAGCCGGAAAGGGCTTTGCAGTGGTCGCCGAAGAAGTAAGAAACCTTGCCCAGCGCAGCGCCGAGGCCGCCAAGAGTACTGCGGAACTCATCGAAGAGTCACAGGCAAATTCCCAGAACGGTGTCGCGGTATCGAGCGAGGTAGCTGAGATCCTCAACCAGATCGGCGACGGAATAGGCAAGCTGACTCAGCTTGTAGCGGAGGTAGCCGCTGCAAGTGACGAGCAGTCAAAGGGAATCGAACAGGTCAACGAAGCTGTTGGGCAGATGAACACGATCACCCAGCAGAACGCGGCCAACAGCGAGGAGTCTGCCAGTGCCGCTGAGGAACTCAACGGACAGGCGAATGAACTGAATGGTCTTGTTGGGACCTTTGAGATCACACAGAAGGAAATGTCGTTCAACAATCCCGTGGCACAGGCGCCCCAGGGCCAGCCGGGTATCAATGCGGCTCCCAGAAAAGCCACGGCAGCTGTCAAAGGTGAGAAGAAAACTCCTGAGACCGTCCTGCCTCTGGATGAGGAAGAGTTGATGCAGTTCTGATCCATACCCGGGAAGGATTCGGAGGGAAGAATGGCGTTACAAGCCTTTCTTTCCC carries:
- a CDS encoding chemotaxis protein CheW, yielding MGEPSVRDRKAVSELLAAGLRSAESGKYLTFKIMGEEYGIEILRVREIIGLMDVTSVPRTPPFVKGVINLRGKVIPVIDLRVKFLMEPGKTTEESCIIVVEVATDEQEENTLMGILVDSVSDVLDVLDSQIEPPPDFGVNVDMGYILGMGKIEKKVVMLLNIDKVLTINEVETILDTKSKVEASADKVTENEEAESTEEAESTEEVESTEEAESEKEAVEETV
- a CDS encoding PAS domain-containing protein is translated as MTQSKNSPKKGTSKKASLDIHKVIDAVATPMFITGLDLKISHISKSALGAMGYTKEEVVGKMTCADFCKTPICGTRDCTLKNCFETGEDIVGFTIAENRAGNKFPVAAYCSAIFDDDGNPIGGMEIIADQTEVEDLKFKTENILRSIGAVMFVTDENLLITSINDAALNALGYIREEVVGKMTCADLCKTPLCNTSNCTIKTCMRTKELVVGETVAEAKDGTKIPVQAVCSALFDKEGKPYGGMEVIVDQTAQKETIKIVKDLITSASQGRLEERADIGDSEGDYKILREGMNTLLDAVVEPIKEVIDVFEAVANRNMQMRVTGEYEGQFKELKDNINRAIANLDSALSQVKESVGQVASAGEQIATGSQSMAQGASEQASNLEEISSSLEEISSMTKQNAENASEAKNLGDSSKEATGKGDEAMTRMSEAIIKIQGSSNETAKIIKTIDEIAFQTNLLALNAAVEAARAGEAGKGFAVVAEEVRNLAQRSAEAAKSTAELIEESQANSQNGVAVSSEVAEILNQIGDGIGKLTQLVAEVAAASDEQSKGIEQVNEAVGQMNTITQQNAANSEESASAAEELNGQANELNGLVGTFEITQKEMSFNNPVAQAPQGQPGINAAPRKATAAVKGEKKTPETVLPLDEEELMQF